A genomic window from Cydia amplana chromosome 3, ilCydAmpl1.1, whole genome shotgun sequence includes:
- the LOC134662683 gene encoding uncharacterized protein LOC134662683, whose translation MTGHGCFGHYLYTIRKEPSPVCHHCGYEDDTAYHTMVECPTWAPERWELEMALNVDDLSLHNIVAKILVSERSWAAFHNFCEKVMRRKEEAERAREARADTHPLRQRRRGIRRRQFVNALIPQ comes from the coding sequence ATGACTGGACACGGCTGCTTCGGTCATTACCTGTACACAATAAGGAAGGAACCTTCGCCGGTTTGTCACCATTGCGGGTACGAAGACGACACCGCCTATCACACGATGGTGGAATGCCCAACCTGGGCCCCTGAGAGATGGGAACTGGAAATGGCCCTGAACGTGGATGATCTCTCGCTGCACAATATAGTAGCAAAAATTCTAGTCAGCGAGAGATCTTGGGCGGCGTTCCATAACTTCTGTGAGAAAGTTATGAGAAGGAAAGAGGAAGCGGAGCGGGCGCGCGAGGCCAGAGCCGATACGCATCCGCTACGACAAAGACGGAGGGGAATCAGGCGGCGGCAATTCGTCAATGCCTTGATTCCCCAGTAG